The genomic segment GAGAAAACTTGAGATCTTTATGGTGAACAAGTAAAACTTTCAAAATGGAACTGCTGAAAATCAAACATGGGAGTTTGTTTCATAAACTTTTTAGTTAAGTGTTAACCAGGAACAGATTGTATCTTACTATGCAAGCAGATGGAACAATCTCATTGCTGTTATTTTTTCAAACAAGTTCAAACGTTAATTACCGTGTGTACCTTCCCAGTGATATcatattatacaaaatatttgttGCTAGATTACAACAACTGCATTAGACTCTTGAATGATTAGCCTTTGTTTCACAGATGTGTATATTGGGTACCTACTATACAAATGGCTCTAAGGTAGGTGCTGACAGGGACGGGGGCCGTCATGGATAGATGTTGGGCAAGAAACTAACCCTCAAAAATCCTAAAAATCTATGAAGCTGATGAAACATTCCcacaaataattatacaactgaGTAGAACATGTTAAGAGCCTTCAGAGGAGTTTAGAAAAAGTATTGAGAGAATTTTAAGAAGAGAGGGCTCACTTAGAGATGGAAGGATCAATGGGCCATATTTGGATATGTAGAAACTCAGAACAAAGACATTTCAGGAAAAGAGAATCTTAACAAAAGCAGGAAATATTTAGGTCTGAGATGGTGTTATTTGATTGTGCTAAAGGGAAAAGGAGCACTAGAACATGTGGTTGAAAAGATAGTTTGGATCTTCTTAACATAGTTGGGGACTTATTCAGAAAGAGATAGGGACTCAAGGCAACAATAACCAGACATGTGGGCTAGATCTCTAGGAGTCTGCAGGAGGGACGGAGGGCTATCTAGGCAGAGGGACAGTAGGTACATGGACGAGCAGCCATGGGAGAAAGTTGAGTGTCCTGGGAATAGTGAGAAGTTGTTATGGCCACAATGTGTAAAGAACGAGAGGACCTGCAAGACAAGGCTAGAAAGGAAGGTTGCCGATACATGCTGAAGGGAACTATATGCCATGCTGGGAAGTTTGGTGTTTATCCTCTAAAGACACAAGGAACCAACAAAAGGTTTATGACTCAAGTAACTGTGGGCAGGATGGAGCACAGTCTGGCAGAGGTTGGCAAAATTTTTGTACAAATGGCcagattttaagtattttagaCTTTGTGGACCATATAGTCTTTGTTGTacattcattgttttctttctcttttctctttcctttctccatcttttcctccttcccttcttcttcttttttttaaacgctttaaaaatgtaaaaccactCTTAGCTCCTCTGGCCATACAGAAACAGGGTCAGGCTGTCTTTGGCCCTCTGGCCACAGTTTGCAGTCTCCTGGACTAGAGCAAGAAGACAGAAGTGTTaggtaaaatcaaaaacaaggcTGTTGTGCAGAGAGCAGAGGAGGGCCTGGCCCAAGGCCTTGGTGATAGAAATGATGGTGAGGAGACGGGTGAGATATACCTGAAGTAGAATTATTTACTGTCAGTGAGTGGCTGtgagaaagtagaaagaaaagaacaagtcaGGTGTGATTCTCAGGCCTCTGGCTTGAGAGACTAGCTAGCAGTGCTGGTGTTATTTGTCATGGAGACTGTGGAATAGTTTTGTTAGAAGAAACTGGAGTCAGTTTGGAAGCTGCTGAATTTGATGGGTTTGTGGCACATCCAGATAAAGGGCACCTGGAGCCTGGTGGTTCTGTCGGCCTGATGCAGTTTCTTTTCATCCAGGAAGCCTGTGAGGAAACCACTTTGGAAGTATGAGGTGTCACAAGAGTCTATAGGACAGGAAAAAGCTGGCCTTAGCAACCACAGACTGGCAGCAGGATTTGGGATGAAATAGAGAAGATACAAGACTGAGGGGCACGGGCACGGGGAGGGGGAGACCAGGTAGGAAGCTCTTCCAACAATCTAGGGAAGAGGAAATGAGTGTCTCACATTGAGTAGTAGCAACGGAACAAAAAGAAGACAGCAGGTGGGAGCGCTATGATGCGTAGCAGAACTTGGCACTCTGTGCATGGAAGACGAAGGAGGCCTTCTGTGATCGTTGTCTTCAAATTCCAGTGTCCTAGGGTGATGCTACTTCCGTCTTGTTCTTTTCCCAGTTCTTATTTTAGGTACCTAGCTCAGTGACTGACGTCCTCACTGGGCACCTAATATGAAATCTCTCATGCCTTTTCAATTGTTgaaaatattctattgtatagTACAGTGGAAGATAGCCATGTCCCACCTACAAAAACCTTTGTGGAAATGTAGAGACAACGGGAAACACTTGAAAgaggttttattatttatttaaaattttgaaactgGAACACATTTTAATCAAGGGTTTTTAAATTGTCTGTCAGTCTGGGAAGCCCTCAATCAAGGTAATTTGCATGTTACCAGCCTCTCTGAAATTCTTCACACCAAGATCTCAAGTCTCTTATGGGCTTATTTAGCAGATCTTCCTTAAACCTATGAGTGCCATTGAGATATAGCAACCGTGCATCTGTCTTCCCAGTACCTTAAACTGCTgtgttaaaatacagatataacCACCTTTGTTCACAGTGCGCATCTCACTCTAACACTCAGGATGCTTGGCAGTTAGAATAGAAAGGgcacaaaaccttttttttttgtctgtttggcaATTAACCATTCACTGGCTTTTTTTGTTGTAACATGCACTTCCTTTCTCTTGTTTTCATTCAAGCTGTGTACGCCATGGAAATTAATGTGGAGAAAGACAAACAAACAGGAGAGACCAAGATTCTCTCTACATCTACCATTGGCCCAGAGGGGGTCCATCAGAAAGGAGTCAAAGTCTATGATGACGGTACCAAAGTAGTGTATGAGGTGCACTCAGGAGGCACCGTAGTAGAAAATGGAGTGCACAAATTAAGCGCAAAGGATGTAGAAGAGCTTATTCAGAAGGCTGGACAATCAAGCTTGGGAGGAAGGCACGGGTCCGAAAGGACTGTGATTGCAGATGGGAGCCTCAGCCATCCCAAGGAACACATGCTCTGCAAAGAAGCCAAGTTAGAAATGGTACATAAGTCTAGGAAAGACCATTCTTCTGGGAACCCAGGGCAGCAGGCTCAAGCCCCCAGCACTGCAGGGCCAGAGGCAAACTTGGATCAGCCAGTCACTATGATTTTTATGGGCTACCAAAATATCGAGGATGAAGAGGAGACAAAAAAGGTGCTAGGCTATGATGAAACCGTCAAGGCTGAATTGGTCCTCATTGATGAAGACGATGAGAAGTCATTGAGGGAGAAGACAGTGACGGACGTGTCCACTATTGACGGGAAC from the Callithrix jacchus isolate 240 chromosome 1, calJac240_pri, whole genome shotgun sequence genome contains:
- the PALM2AKAP2 gene encoding paralemmin-2 isoform X19, giving the protein MEMAEAELHKERLQAIAEKRKRQTEIEGKRQQLDEQILLLQHSKSKVLREKWLLQGIPAGTTEEEEARRRQSEEDEFRVKQLEDNIQRLEQEIQTLESEESQISAKEQIILEKLKETEKSFKDFQKGFSSTDGAVYAMEINVEKDKQTGETKILSTSTIGPEGVHQKGVKVYDDGTKVVYEVHSGGTVVENGVHKLSAKDVEELIQKAGQSSLGGRHGSERTVIADGSLSHPKEHMLCKEAKLEMVHKSRKDHSSGNPGQQAQAPSTAGPEANLDQPVTMIFMGYQNIEDEEETKKVLGYDETVKAELVLIDEDDEKSLREKTVTDVSTIDGNAAELVSGRPISDTTEPSSPEGKEESLATEPAPGTQKKKRCQCCVVM